Part of the Labilibaculum antarcticum genome, TTGTACGGTGCAGATGAGTGCACGCTTCGTAATGAACCGTTAAAATATCAGCTCCTGCCTTTTTAAAAGCTTCAACATATCGGTCTGGATCAATAATCATCAGATGAACATCTAATGGCTTTTCAGCAATTTTTTTTATCTGCTCTACAATAGGCAATCCGTATGATATGTTAGGTACAAATACCCCATCCATAATGTCAAGGTGAAACCAATCGGCTTGACTGTTGTTCACCATTTCGATATCGGTCTTTAAATTTGTGAAATCAGCCGCTAATAGCGAAGGGGAAATTAATGTTTGCATTTGGTTGTTTACGTTTAAATATGGCGCAAATATAATTAAAAAAGGACAAGAGTAGGTAAATGAAAATTCACCATTAATTCTTATCCTTTCCTTTTCACCCTAAAATGTTTATTATTCTCCTAAATAAGTTTTAAGTATTTTACTTCGGAACGTTGTTTTCATTCGTTTGATTGCCTTCTCTTTAATCTGGCGAACTCGTTCTCGTGTTAGACCAAATTCTTTCCCAATTTCTTCAAGAGAGTAGGGTGGTTTCCCATTTAAACCAAAATACAATCTAATAATAGAAGCTTCGCGTTTCGAAAGAGTCGATAAGGATCTGTCAATTTCTTTACGAAGAGAATCCCGAATTAGCTTTTGATCCGGACTAATTTCATCACTACTAAGTAGTATGTCGTAAAGAGTATTTTCTTCATCAGGATTTATTGGAGCATCCATTGAGATGTGCCTGCCAGAAGCTTTAAGTGCTTCTTTTACGTCTTTAGGACTCATTTCTAATATAACAGCAATTTCTTCAGGGGAAGGTTCCCGCTGATACTCTTGCTCTAATTGAGCGAATGTTTTGTTGATTTTATTAATTGAACCAATTTTGTTTAATGGCAGTCGCACAATTCTAGCTTGTTCGGCCAAAGCTTGTAAAATAGATTGCCTAATCCACCAAACAGCGTAAGATATGAACTTGAAACCTCTGGTTTCATCAAATCGTTGAGCTGCTTTAATTAGTCCTAAGTTTCCTTCATTAATCAAATCGGGGAGACTAAGTCCTTGATTTTGATATTGTTTGGATACGGAAACAACAAAACGCAGATTGCATTTTATTAGTCGATCCAGAGCTTTTTTATTGCCTTTCTTTATTTCCCTGGCTAGTTGA contains:
- a CDS encoding sigma-70 family RNA polymerase sigma factor; its protein translation is MRQLKITKQVTNRETPSLDKYLHEIGKVDLISAEEEVQLAREIKKGNKKALDRLIKCNLRFVVSVSKQYQNQGLSLPDLINEGNLGLIKAAQRFDETRGFKFISYAVWWIRQSILQALAEQARIVRLPLNKIGSINKINKTFAQLEQEYQREPSPEEIAVILEMSPKDVKEALKASGRHISMDAPINPDEENTLYDILLSSDEISPDQKLIRDSLRKEIDRSLSTLSKREASIIRLYFGLNGKPPYSLEEIGKEFGLTRERVRQIKEKAIKRMKTTFRSKILKTYLGE